DNA sequence from the Gallaecimonas pentaromativorans genome:
GTAGTTGATTTTAAATTAAATTAGCTATGCCGCCTTGGGCTTTCGGCAAAGCCTGGCAACAAAAAGGCCGCTTGCGCGGCCTTTGGTATCAGAATTTACTGTGGGCAGGGCAACAACTTTCGTCGTCGCTTTCCAGGGCATGGTGCCCTTCTTCTTTTTTCGCTGCCAGGTAACGGGCGTTATGAGCGTTACGGTAAACCCGGGTGCCGACTCTGTCGTCCACATGAATACCGTTGGCTTGCAATTGGGCAATTTTGCGCGGGTTGTTGGTCAACAGCCGAATATGGTCAATCCCAAGGGCTTTTAACATTTCGGCCGCGACAGTGAAATCGCGCTGGTCGTCTTCAAACCCTAAGGCGCGATTGGCCTCGTAGGTATTCATGCCTTCGTCTTGCAGGGCATAGGCGTCCAATTTATTGATAAGGCCAATACCGCGGCCTTCTTGGCGCAGGTAAAGAATAAGGCCACCTTCGGCACTGATGCGCACTATGGCTTCTTCCAATTGCGGGCCGCAATCGCAGCGGGCAGACATAAACACATCGCCGGTTACGCACTCGGAGTGCATCCGCACCAGCGGCTCGCTGCGCTGCCAGTCGCCAAGGGCCAGGGCAAAGTGCTCCTTGCCGTCAGCCAGATTATCGAAGGTGATGAAGGTCGCCAGGTAACGGCCTCCAAGAACAGGGATCTCTACCTGACGTCGTACCTTGACTGCCATATCGCCAGTATCAGCTGTCATCGCTTCACCTATACATCACGATTTATCGCAAGGTTGCCCCTGCTCTTAAGAAAATGCTTTTTAAGCTTAGCCCCAACACCTTTGGGGGTGCCATGATAGATCAGTCGCGCCATTTAAAAACCCCTGAAAAAGGAATGACTTTGTTCGCTTTCCTGCAAAGCCGATCACAAGGGCCATTTCACTGGATGCATCCCGGTGCCGACTTGGCTAGAATGTGGCGCCTTTTTGGCGGCATTTTTTCATTTGAGGTAGAGCATGAGTAACCAGACCGTCGGCTTTGTCAGCCTGGGCTGCCCCAAGAACCTGGTGGATTCCGAGCGGATCCTGACCCAACTGCGGGTTGAGGGCTATAACATTGTGCCCAGCTACAACGATGCCGATCTGGTGATCGTCAACACCTGCGGCTTTATCGACAGCGCCGTGCAAGAATCCCTGGACGCTATCGGCGAAGCCCTCAATGAAAACGGCAAGGTTATCGTTACCGGCTGCCTGGGCGCCAAGGAAGATGAAATTCGTGAAATTCACCCCCATGTGCTGGGCATCACCGGCCCCCACGCCTATGAAGCGGTGCTGGACAAGGTTCACGAGCACCTGCCGGTGCCCAAACAGCACAATCCCTTTTTGGATTTGGTGCCGCCGCAAGGGGTTAAGCTGACTCCGCGCCACTACGCCTACCTGAAGATCTCCGAAGGCTGTAACCACCGCTGCAGTTTCTGCATCATCCCCAGCATGCGCGGCGATCTGGTATCCCGCCCGGTGGGCCAGGTGCTGAGCGAGGCCGAGCGCTTGGTGGGTGCCGGCGTCAAAGAGCTGCTGGTGATAAGCCAAGACACCTCCGCCTACGGCGTGGATACCAAACACCGCACCGATTTTTGGAACGGCCGCCCGGTGAAATCCGACATGTACCAGCTCACCGAAGCCCTTGGCGAGCTGGGGGTCTGGACCCGCCTGCACTATGTGTACCCCTACCCGCACGTGGACAACATCATTCCGCTGATGGCCGAAGGCAAGGTATTGCCTTACTTGGATATGCCGCTGCAACACGCCAGCCCTGCCATCCTCAAGCAGATGAAGCGCCCCGGCCAGGTGGAGCGCACCCTTGAGCGCATCCAGCGCTGGCGCCGCGACGTGCCGGACTTGACCCTGCGTTCCACCTTTATCGTCGGCTTCCCCGGTGAAACCGAGGACGACTTCCAGATGCTGCTCGATTTCATCAACGAAGCCGAGCTGGACCGGGTGGGCTGCTTTAAATACAGCCCAGTGGAAGGCGCCGCCGCCAATGCTCTGGCCAATCCGGTGGACGAAGCCGTTAAAGAAGAACGCTTCGCCCGCTTTATGGAAGCCCAGCAGCGCATCAGCGCCGCCAAGCTGCAGCGCAAGGTTGGCACAGTGCAAGAGGTGCTGATTGACGAAGTGGACGAAGAAGGCGCCATCGGCCGCACCAAGGGTGATGCCCCCGAGATTGACGGCGTGGTGTATCTCAACGGTGAAAGCGGCGTGAAGCCCGGCGACATCGTCAAGGTCAATATCGACAACGCCGACGAGTACGACCTCTGGGGCAGCAAGCTCTAAGCAATAAGCCGGCGCAAGCCGGCTTTTTTATCAGGCCCGTTCGGGCTAAGCCAGGCGGGCGCAAATGCCGCCAGCCATGTCATCGTCATTTGTCCTCCCTAGAGTAAAAGCGGTTTTACCTCACTACCCTAAGGGACAAGGACAATGAAAAAACTGCTGTTAGCCGCTCTGCCCTGCCTGCTGGCCAGCCAGGCCCAGGCCTTTACCCAGGAAACCCACAAACGCATCGTGCTCGATGCCGTGGCCTACATGAAAGCCCACCCCGCCGCCACCCAATACGCCCGGCTTGCCCAATACGCCACCCAGGCCGGCCTGAGCGTGGACCAACTGGCCGAACGCCTGGGCCAGGGCGCCTATGACGTGGACGACTTCGAAGACACCTACCTGTGCGGCGCCGTCACCGGCGATTGTGTCAGGGCGCCGCTGTGGGGCACCTTGAGCAGCATCGTCTCCTACAGCTCCTACTGGCACTTTCAAAACCACACCCAGGGCCCCGACGCCCACGGCAACGACTTTGGCGGCTACAACTACGCCAAGCTCACCGTGTCTGGCGATGTCGACAACCTGGCTGCCGCCTGGCTGAGCGGCGATCACTTAGACGATGGCCCCGGCGGCCAGGGCGGCTGGTTTGGTGACGACTCCGAGTACAACAGCTACGGCATCACCGAAGCCCACTACCGCCAGGGCTCCACTTCCAGCTACAGCATGTACAAAGACTTCGAGACCATGCCATTCCAGCCCATCGATAACCTGGCCCAGTACTGGTACGGCCGTTATCTGGCCAACCACAGCGTTGACGCCTTGGGCTACAGCCTGCACGCCACCGACCTCCTCCAGCCCCACCATACCTGGACCACCTCGGCCCTGAATCACTCGGGCTGGGAAACCTGGGTGCGGGATTATTACGACAGCGAGCAGCTCTCCAGCGACAGTCTAGTCACCGAGGCCCTGGCGGACTTTGACACCATCAGCCCAAGCGAAGACGACATTCGCCCCCTGCTCACCGAAGGCGGCGATATCTCCTACAGCCAGGGGGGCCTGGTGCTGAACTCCCAGGACCACAATGAGCGGGTGATGATTGGCCGCATCGTCATTCCCCACGCCATCGCCATGGTGGTCAAGGTGCTGAACCATGCGATGCAGCGTTAACCTGCTTGGCGCCTTGGCGCTGATATTGAGCGGCCCCCTGTGGGCCGCTTGCCCCACGGCGGATCTGCTGGCGCGCCTGGCACGGATGAGCAAATTGCCGCAACAGGTTGTGGCGGCGCAGCTCGCCGACGACGCCCTGCTTGGCCCTTATGCCAGGGGCCATTTTGACGATACCGTGCACCAGCCCAGCCGCGTGGGCAGCAGCCACCAGCGCCAGTTGGACGAGCAGTGGCTGGGGCTCATTACCCCGGATATTGAAAATCGCGCCAGCCGCGCCCGCCAAGCGGCCCGTTTTGACGATGACGGCCTGCACCTTAAAGGCCAAAGCTGGGGCCCGGCCAGCCTTAGCGGCCTTAACCTGCAGCAGCGCCTGGCGCTAAAGGATGGCGACAACGCCACCTTAGAGCACCTTCTTTGGCAGCAGGCGCTAGTCACACTCGCCCCCAACTGGCTCAAAGAAGCCGGCTGGCCAGAGGAGAAAATAGCCTGCTCCAAAGCCTTGGTGGAAAACCGCCTCGACAGGGTCTGGCTGATGCAGCGCCTGGGGGTATCAACCGACCCGCATCACCCCAGCCCCGCCCTCGATGCCCTGGCCAAGGCGGTAAGCAGCGATGATATTGCCGCCTACTACCAAGCCCACCAAGGGGATTTTCGGCAATTGGCCGCGGTGGACGCGCGCCTTTTTGAGGCGGACAGCGCGGCGAACATTAACCACCGGCAGCCTGAGATAACCCACCTCACCCGGCAAGAGGCCCAGGGCCAGGTGCTAAAAACCTTGGCCTTTGTGACCCCGGAGCTGGGCCGCTCGGCGGTTATCCGCCTGCCTTCTGGCCGCTATGGCCAGGTGGAAGTGCTAAAGCGCCACTACCAGCAGCTTGCGCCAGATTCGGAATCAGTGGCCTTTGTGGCCCGCCAGGCCATCGCCAAGGCACAAGCCAAGGCCAACTGGCAGGCGCTGCTGGTTAAGCTTCGCCAGGAGGCGCAATGAAGGTTGCCATCGCCCTTTTTAGCTTGCTGGCCGCCCTTGGCTGGTTGTTCTGGCCCAAGGCACAGCTCGCCTTGCCGCCGCCAGCAACAAAGCCTCAGCCAAGGGTTATTACCCCCGCGCCAGTTATCACTGCTGCGCCTTTGCCAAAGGCCGCCCAAAAGGCGCAGCAGCCACCGATAACAGCCAAACCATCGGTGCCTCTTAGGGACCCGCTGGCGCCCGGCATCAAAGCCCATCAGCCGGTGGCGCCGCAGCCCCTTGGCGACCCGGAGCAATACCTTGAGGCGGAAAATGCCCGCCACCAGGCGCTGCTGGCCGACTTTGCCAAAGCCGCCCGCCCCAAGATAGCCGAGTTGGAAAGGCTCATTGCCAAAGGGCGGGCCGAGGGCATCAGCGCCGGGCAGCTTGCGAAGGGAGAGCGCAAGCTTGCCGCCCTCAAGGCAGCTCTGGCGGCGGTGGAGGCAAAAGCGCCCATTCCCCGGCTGGCGCTGCCTTAGCAGGCAGGCGCGCGGCTAACTCGTTGTACCGGCACGGCATTTGCTTAAGTACGGTTTCTGGTGTCAAGTTCCCGCCGCAGAGGAACACGGCGCCCAATAAGCCGTACTTTTAAGGAATGTTATGCGCGAAGTGAAATTCAGATGGGTCGATAAATACCTGGTCCATCTTAAACTCCAGGAAAAGCTCTTTTTGCTGTTCGGGCTGCCGATGCTGATGATGGTTATCCTCGCCGCCATTGGCATCAGCCGCGATTTCACCGCTTTTGAGAACGAGCAGCGCCACCAGGCCCGCTCCGAAGTGGCGGTACTGGCCCGGGTGCTTACCAGCCTTGACCAGCAACAGGCCATAAAGGCCGTTAAGGACGCCGGCAGCAACCTGGCGCTTTTTGACGGCAGTGGCCGCCCCTTTGGCGGCTTTTCCGGCGCCATGGCCGGCGAGCTTGACCGGCTGGAAGGGAAAACCCGGATTGAACAGGGGCAAGTGCTCGCCGCCGCCTCGGTACCGGGCAAAAACTGGCAACTGGCCATGGCCCAGCCCCTGCAAAAAGCCGCGTTTTGGGACACCAGCAAGGATTACTTCATTCTGATGGCCATTGCCCTGGTGGTGCTGGCCTTCATCACCTACTACGTATCCACCTTTATCGGCGGGGCGCTGTTTAGCCAGGTACAGGCGCTGACCAAAGTGGCCGAAGGAGACCTGACCTTTCGCCTTAACTTCTTGCCGGTGCGAGACGAGTTCTCGGCCCTTGCCATTGCCATCGACAAGCTGGCCGAGCGCCAGCACCGGTTGGTAAAACTGGTCAA
Encoded proteins:
- the ribA gene encoding GTP cyclohydrolase II yields the protein MTADTGDMAVKVRRQVEIPVLGGRYLATFITFDNLADGKEHFALALGDWQRSEPLVRMHSECVTGDVFMSARCDCGPQLEEAIVRISAEGGLILYLRQEGRGIGLINKLDAYALQDEGMNTYEANRALGFEDDQRDFTVAAEMLKALGIDHIRLLTNNPRKIAQLQANGIHVDDRVGTRVYRNAHNARYLAAKKEEGHHALESDDESCCPAHSKF
- a CDS encoding phospholipase, which translates into the protein MKKLLLAALPCLLASQAQAFTQETHKRIVLDAVAYMKAHPAATQYARLAQYATQAGLSVDQLAERLGQGAYDVDDFEDTYLCGAVTGDCVRAPLWGTLSSIVSYSSYWHFQNHTQGPDAHGNDFGGYNYAKLTVSGDVDNLAAAWLSGDHLDDGPGGQGGWFGDDSEYNSYGITEAHYRQGSTSSYSMYKDFETMPFQPIDNLAQYWYGRYLANHSVDALGYSLHATDLLQPHHTWTTSALNHSGWETWVRDYYDSEQLSSDSLVTEALADFDTISPSEDDIRPLLTEGGDISYSQGGLVLNSQDHNERVMIGRIVIPHAIAMVVKVLNHAMQR
- the rimO gene encoding 30S ribosomal protein S12 methylthiotransferase RimO, whose translation is MSNQTVGFVSLGCPKNLVDSERILTQLRVEGYNIVPSYNDADLVIVNTCGFIDSAVQESLDAIGEALNENGKVIVTGCLGAKEDEIREIHPHVLGITGPHAYEAVLDKVHEHLPVPKQHNPFLDLVPPQGVKLTPRHYAYLKISEGCNHRCSFCIIPSMRGDLVSRPVGQVLSEAERLVGAGVKELLVISQDTSAYGVDTKHRTDFWNGRPVKSDMYQLTEALGELGVWTRLHYVYPYPHVDNIIPLMAEGKVLPYLDMPLQHASPAILKQMKRPGQVERTLERIQRWRRDVPDLTLRSTFIVGFPGETEDDFQMLLDFINEAELDRVGCFKYSPVEGAAANALANPVDEAVKEERFARFMEAQQRISAAKLQRKVGTVQEVLIDEVDEEGAIGRTKGDAPEIDGVVYLNGESGVKPGDIVKVNIDNADEYDLWGSKL